In Canis lupus baileyi chromosome 15, mCanLup2.hap1, whole genome shotgun sequence, one genomic interval encodes:
- the KCNH2 gene encoding voltage-gated inwardly rectifying potassium channel KCNH2 isoform X4, whose protein sequence is MAAPAGKASRTGALQPRAQKGRVRRAVRISSLVAQEVLSLGADVLPEYKLQAPRIHRWTILHYSPFKAVWDWLILLLVIYTAVFTPYSAAFLLKETEEGPPAPDCGYACQPLAVVDFIVDIMFIVDILINFRTTYVNANEEVVSHPGRIAVHYFKGWFLIDMVAAIPFDLLIFGSGSEELIGLLKTARLLRLVRVARKLDRYSEYGAAVLFLLMCTFALIAHWLACIWYAIGNMEQPHMDSRIGWLHNLGDQIGKPYNSSGLGGPSIKDKYVTALYFTFSSLTSVGFGNVSPNTNSEKIFSICVMLIGSLMYASIFGNVSAIIQRLYSGTARYHTQMLRVREFIRFHQIPNPLRQRLEEYFQHAWSYTNGIDMNAVLKGFPECLQADICLHLNRSLLQHCKPFRGATKGCLRALAMKFKTTHAPPGDTLVHAGDLLTALYFISRGSIEILRGDVVVAILGKNDIFGEPLNLYARPGKSNGDVRALTYCDLHKIHRDDLLEVLDMYPEFSDHFWSSLEITFNLRDTNMIPGSPGSAELEGGFNRQRKRKLSFRRRTDRDPEQPGEVSALGPGRAGAGPSGRGRPGGPWGESPSSGPSSPESSEDEGPGRSSSPLRLVPFSSPRPPGEPPGGEPLTEDGEKSSDTCNPLSGAFSGVSNIFSFWGDSRGHQYQELPRCPAPTPSLLNIPLSSPCRRPRGDVEGRLDALQRQLNRLETRLSADMATVLQLLQRQMTLIPPAYSAVTTPGPGPTSTSSLLPVSPIPTLTLDSLSQVSQFMAFEELPPGAPELPQDGPPRRLSLPGQLGALTSQPLHRHGSDPGS, encoded by the exons ATGGCGGCCCCAGCAGGGAAGGCAAGCAGGACAggggccctgcagcccagggcccagaAAGGCCGGGTGAGGCGGGCCGTGCGCATCTCCAGCCTGGTAGCCCAGGAG GTCCTGTCCCTGGGAGCTGATGTGCTGCCAGAGTATAAGCTGCAGGCACCACGCATCCACCGCTGGACCATCCTCCACTACAGCCCCTTCAAGGCAGTGTGGGACTGGCTCATCCTGCTGCTGGTCATCTACACAGCTGTCTTCACACCCTACTCGGCCGCCTTCCTGctgaaggagacagaggagggccccccggcccccgactGTGGCTATGCCTGCCAGCCCCTGGCTGTGGTGGACTTCATCGTGGACATCATGTTCATTGTGGACATCCTCATCAACTTCCGCACCACCTATGTCAATGCCAACGAGGAGGTGGTCAGCCATCCTGGCCGCATTGCTGTCCACTACTTCAAGGGCTGGTTCCTCATTGATATGGTGGCTGCCATCCCCTTCGACTTGCTCATCTTTGGCTCTGGCTCTGAGGAG CTGATCGGGCTGCTGAAGACAGCGCGGCTGCTGCGGCTGGTACGCGTGGCAAGGAAGCTGGACCGCTACTCAGAGTATGGGGCGGCTGTGCTCTTCCTGCTCATGTGCACCTTCGCGCTCATTGCACACTGGCTGGCCTGCATCTGGTATGCCATTGGCAACATGGAGCAGCCGCACATGGACTCCCGCATCGGTTGGCTGCACAACCTGGGGGATCAGATCGGCAAGCCCTACAACAGTAGTGGCCTGGGTGGCCCCTCCATCAAGGACAAGTATGTCACGGCCCTCTACTTCACCTTCAGCAGCCTCACCAGTGTGGGCTTTGGCAATGTCTCCCCCAACACCAACTCGGAAAAGATCTTCTCCATCTGTGTCATGCTCATCGGCT ccctcaTGTACGCCAGCATCTTCGGCAACGTGTCAGCCATCATCCAGAGGCTGTACTCGGGCACTGCCCGCTACCACACGCAGATGCTTCGGGTGCGGGAGTTCATCCGCTTCCACCAAATCCCCAACCCCTTGCGCCAGCGCCTGGAGGAGTATTTCCAGCACGCCTGGTCCTACACCAATGGCATCGATATGAACGCG GTGCTGAAAGGCTTTCCCGAGTGCCTACAGGCGGACATCTGTCTGCACCTGAACCGCTCGCTGCTACAGCACTGCAAGCCTTTCCGAGGGGCCACCAAGGGGTGCCTGAGGGCCCTGGCCATGAAGTTCAAGACAACACATGCACCGCCAGGGGACACGCTGGTGCATGCTGGGGACCTGCTCACCGCCCTCTACTTCATCTCCCGGGGCTCCATCGAGATCCTGCGGGGGGACGTCGTCGTGGCCATCCTGG GGAAGAATGACATCTTTGGAGAGCCTTTGAACCTGTATGCTCGGCCTGGCAAGTCCAACGGGGATGTGCGGGCCCTCACCTACTGTGACCTACACAAGATCCACCGGGACGACCTGCTGGAGGTGCTGGACATGTACCCTGAGTTCTCTGACCACTTCTGGTCCAGCCTGGAGATCACCTTCAACCTTCGGGAT ACCAACATGATCCCTGGATCTCCCGGCAGCGCGGAGCTGGAGGGCGGCTTCAACAGACAGCGCAAGCGCAAGCTGTCCTTCCGCAGGCGCACCGACAggg ACCCGGAACAGCCAGGGGAGGTGTCGGCCttggggccgggccgggcgggggcagGGCCGAGTGGCCGAGGCCGGCCAGGGGGGCCGTGGGGGGAGAGCCCATCCAGTGGCCCCTCCAGCCCGGAGAGCAGTGAGGATGAGGGCCCAGGCCGCAGCTCCAGCCCCCTCCGCCTGGTGCCCttctccagccccaggccccccggAGAGCCACCGGGTGGGGAGCCCCTGACGGAGGATGGTGAGAAGAGCAGCGACACCTGTAACCCGCTGTCAG GCGCCTTCTCTGGAGTGTCCAACATCTTCAGCTTCTGGGGGGACAGTCGGGGCCACCAGTACCAGGAGCTGCCtcgctgccctgcccccacccctagcCTCCTGAACATCCCCCTCTCCAGCCCATGCCGGCGGCCCCGGGGCGACGTGGAGGGCAGGCTGGATGCTCTCCAGAGGCAACTCAACAG GCTGGAGACCCGGCTGAGTGCAGACATGGCCACTGTCCTGCAGCTGCTGCAGAGGCAGATGACGCTGATCCCACCTGCCTACAGTGCTGTGACCACCCCGGGGCCTGggcccacctccacctcctctctgctgcctgtcagccccatccccaccctcaccctggaCTCGCTTTCTCAG GTTTCCCAGTTCATGGCGTTCGAGGAGCTCCCCCCGGGGGCCCCAGAGCTCCCCCAAGACGGCCCCCCTCGACGCCTCTCCCTACCGGGCCAGCTGGGGGCCCTCACCTCCCAGCCTCTGCACAGACATGGCTCAGACCCAGGCAGTTAG
- the KCNH2 gene encoding voltage-gated inwardly rectifying potassium channel KCNH2 isoform X3 — MFILNFEVVMEKDMVGSPTHDTNHRGPPTSWLAPGRAKTFRLKLPALLALTTRESSARPGGVGSAGAPGAVVVDVDLSPAVPSRESLALDEVTAMDNHVAGLGPMEEQRALVGSSSPPAGAPEPLPSPRAHSLNPDASGSSCSLARTRSRESCASVRRASSADDIEAMRAGLPPPPRHASTGAMHPLRGGLLNSTSDSDLVRYRTISKIPQITLNFVDLKGDPFLASPTSDREIIAPKIKERTHNVTEKVTQVLSLGADVLPEYKLQAPRIHRWTILHYSPFKAVWDWLILLLVIYTAVFTPYSAAFLLKETEEGPPAPDCGYACQPLAVVDFIVDIMFIVDILINFRTTYVNANEEVVSHPGRIAVHYFKGWFLIDMVAAIPFDLLIFGSGSEELIGLLKTARLLRLVRVARKLDRYSEYGAAVLFLLMCTFALIAHWLACIWYAIGNMEQPHMDSRIGWLHNLGDQIGKPYNSSGLGGPSIKDKYVTALYFTFSSLTSVGFGNVSPNTNSEKIFSICVMLIGSLMYASIFGNVSAIIQRLYSGTARYHTQMLRVREFIRFHQIPNPLRQRLEEYFQHAWSYTNGIDMNAVLKGFPECLQADICLHLNRSLLQHCKPFRGATKGCLRALAMKFKTTHAPPGDTLVHAGDLLTALYFISRGSIEILRGDVVVAILGKNDIFGEPLNLYARPGKSNGDVRALTYCDLHKIHRDDLLEVLDMYPEFSDHFWSSLEITFNLRDTNMIPGSPGSAELEGGFNRQRKRKLSFRRRTDRDPEQPGEVSALGPGRAGAGPSGRGRPGGPWGESPSSGPSSPESSEDEGPGRSSSPLRLVPFSSPRPPGEPPGGEPLTEDGEKSSDTCNPLSGAFSGVSNIFSFWGDSRGHQYQELPRCPAPTPSLLNIPLSSPCRRPRGDVEGRLDALQRQLNRLETRLSADMATVLQLLQRQMTLIPPAYSAVTTPGPGPTSTSSLLPVSPIPTLTLDSLSQVSQFMAFEELPPGAPELPQDGPPRRLSLPGQLGALTSQPLHRHGSDPGS, encoded by the exons ATGTTCATCCTCAACTTTGAGGTGGTGATGGAAAAGGACATGGTGGGGTCCCCGACCCATGACACCAATCACCGTGGTCCCCCCACCAGCTGGTTGGCCCCAG GCCGAGCCAAGACCTTCCGCCTGAAGCTGCCTGCGCTGCTGGCCTTGACCACCCGGGAGTCCTCAGCGCGGCCAGGAGGTGTAGGCAGTGCGGGCGCCCCGGGGGCCGTGGTGGTGGATGTGGACCTGTCACCTGCGGTGCCCAGCCGCGAATCGCTGGCCCTGGATGAGGTGACGGCCATGGACAATCACGTGGCAGGGCTGGGGCCGATGGAGGAGCAGCGTGCGCTGGTGGGCTCCAGCTCCCCACCTGCCGGTGCACCTGAGCCACTCCCGTCACCCCGAGCACACAGCCTCAACCCTGATGCCTCAGGCTCCAGCTGCAGCCTGGCCCGGACGCGCTCCCGGGAGAGCTGCGCCAGCGTGCGCCGGGCCTCCTCAGCTGATGACATCGAGGCCATGCGTGCAGGGCTGCCCCCGCCACCTCGCCACGCCAGCACCG GGGCCATGCACCCCCTGCGCGGCGGCCTGCTTAACTCCACGTCAGATTCCGACCTTGTGCGCTATCGTACCATTAGCAAGATTCCCCAAATCACCCTCAACTTTGTGGACCTCAAGGGGGACCCTTTCCTGGCTTCACCCACCAGTGACCGGGAGATCATAGCACCCAAGATAAAGGAGCGGACCCACAATGTCACTGAGAAGGTCACCCAG GTCCTGTCCCTGGGAGCTGATGTGCTGCCAGAGTATAAGCTGCAGGCACCACGCATCCACCGCTGGACCATCCTCCACTACAGCCCCTTCAAGGCAGTGTGGGACTGGCTCATCCTGCTGCTGGTCATCTACACAGCTGTCTTCACACCCTACTCGGCCGCCTTCCTGctgaaggagacagaggagggccccccggcccccgactGTGGCTATGCCTGCCAGCCCCTGGCTGTGGTGGACTTCATCGTGGACATCATGTTCATTGTGGACATCCTCATCAACTTCCGCACCACCTATGTCAATGCCAACGAGGAGGTGGTCAGCCATCCTGGCCGCATTGCTGTCCACTACTTCAAGGGCTGGTTCCTCATTGATATGGTGGCTGCCATCCCCTTCGACTTGCTCATCTTTGGCTCTGGCTCTGAGGAG CTGATCGGGCTGCTGAAGACAGCGCGGCTGCTGCGGCTGGTACGCGTGGCAAGGAAGCTGGACCGCTACTCAGAGTATGGGGCGGCTGTGCTCTTCCTGCTCATGTGCACCTTCGCGCTCATTGCACACTGGCTGGCCTGCATCTGGTATGCCATTGGCAACATGGAGCAGCCGCACATGGACTCCCGCATCGGTTGGCTGCACAACCTGGGGGATCAGATCGGCAAGCCCTACAACAGTAGTGGCCTGGGTGGCCCCTCCATCAAGGACAAGTATGTCACGGCCCTCTACTTCACCTTCAGCAGCCTCACCAGTGTGGGCTTTGGCAATGTCTCCCCCAACACCAACTCGGAAAAGATCTTCTCCATCTGTGTCATGCTCATCGGCT ccctcaTGTACGCCAGCATCTTCGGCAACGTGTCAGCCATCATCCAGAGGCTGTACTCGGGCACTGCCCGCTACCACACGCAGATGCTTCGGGTGCGGGAGTTCATCCGCTTCCACCAAATCCCCAACCCCTTGCGCCAGCGCCTGGAGGAGTATTTCCAGCACGCCTGGTCCTACACCAATGGCATCGATATGAACGCG GTGCTGAAAGGCTTTCCCGAGTGCCTACAGGCGGACATCTGTCTGCACCTGAACCGCTCGCTGCTACAGCACTGCAAGCCTTTCCGAGGGGCCACCAAGGGGTGCCTGAGGGCCCTGGCCATGAAGTTCAAGACAACACATGCACCGCCAGGGGACACGCTGGTGCATGCTGGGGACCTGCTCACCGCCCTCTACTTCATCTCCCGGGGCTCCATCGAGATCCTGCGGGGGGACGTCGTCGTGGCCATCCTGG GGAAGAATGACATCTTTGGAGAGCCTTTGAACCTGTATGCTCGGCCTGGCAAGTCCAACGGGGATGTGCGGGCCCTCACCTACTGTGACCTACACAAGATCCACCGGGACGACCTGCTGGAGGTGCTGGACATGTACCCTGAGTTCTCTGACCACTTCTGGTCCAGCCTGGAGATCACCTTCAACCTTCGGGAT ACCAACATGATCCCTGGATCTCCCGGCAGCGCGGAGCTGGAGGGCGGCTTCAACAGACAGCGCAAGCGCAAGCTGTCCTTCCGCAGGCGCACCGACAggg ACCCGGAACAGCCAGGGGAGGTGTCGGCCttggggccgggccgggcgggggcagGGCCGAGTGGCCGAGGCCGGCCAGGGGGGCCGTGGGGGGAGAGCCCATCCAGTGGCCCCTCCAGCCCGGAGAGCAGTGAGGATGAGGGCCCAGGCCGCAGCTCCAGCCCCCTCCGCCTGGTGCCCttctccagccccaggccccccggAGAGCCACCGGGTGGGGAGCCCCTGACGGAGGATGGTGAGAAGAGCAGCGACACCTGTAACCCGCTGTCAG GCGCCTTCTCTGGAGTGTCCAACATCTTCAGCTTCTGGGGGGACAGTCGGGGCCACCAGTACCAGGAGCTGCCtcgctgccctgcccccacccctagcCTCCTGAACATCCCCCTCTCCAGCCCATGCCGGCGGCCCCGGGGCGACGTGGAGGGCAGGCTGGATGCTCTCCAGAGGCAACTCAACAG GCTGGAGACCCGGCTGAGTGCAGACATGGCCACTGTCCTGCAGCTGCTGCAGAGGCAGATGACGCTGATCCCACCTGCCTACAGTGCTGTGACCACCCCGGGGCCTGggcccacctccacctcctctctgctgcctgtcagccccatccccaccctcaccctggaCTCGCTTTCTCAG GTTTCCCAGTTCATGGCGTTCGAGGAGCTCCCCCCGGGGGCCCCAGAGCTCCCCCAAGACGGCCCCCCTCGACGCCTCTCCCTACCGGGCCAGCTGGGGGCCCTCACCTCCCAGCCTCTGCACAGACATGGCTCAGACCCAGGCAGTTAG